Proteins found in one Oncorhynchus tshawytscha isolate Ot180627B linkage group LG25, Otsh_v2.0, whole genome shotgun sequence genomic segment:
- the LOC112224083 gene encoding leucine-rich repeat-containing protein 4B, whose translation MHVVMMTSPSTPSSLLWLVQLLLWLHHHGLQLTEAVPPCPNPCSCSNQASRVICTRKSLEDVPDSISVNTRYLNLQENTIQVIKSDTFKHLRHLEILQLSKNHIRQIEVGAFNGLPNLNTLELFDNRLTLVPSQAFEYLSKLRELWLRNNPIETLPAYAFHRVPSLRRLDLGELRKLDYISEAAFEGLVNLRFLNLGMCGLKDIPNLTPLVRLEELELSGNQLGIVRPGSFQGLVSLRKLWLMHSKVTVIERNAFDDLKNLEELNLSHNSLHSLPHDLFTPLHQLERVHLNHNPWVCNCDVLWLSWWLKETVPSNTTCCARCHAPPVLKGRYIGELDQSHFTCYAPVIVEPPTDLNVTEGMAAELKCRTGTSMTSVNWLTPNGTLMTHGSYRVRISVLHDGTLNFTNVTVQDTGQYTCMVTNSAGNTTATAVLNVSSSDSSNPYSFFTTVTVETVETNNGEDAGRQYINETYVPPDYLGPTFSGGVLGKGRAGFTISPSRSSLHSFSPRATRNTENTVTVSIMDVTNMTGLDDVMKTTKIIIGCFVAITFMAAVMLVVFYKLRKQHQLHKHHGPTRAIEIINVEDEIGAGAGSGISGGSTMQSGCGGDGTLRMHHPEIVNLPNIGRSEHLNHYYKANHFNNNVMGLSIGTGAGVGTLSNKSNLSPLNQQGQDIPISCTQVPIPSATFQTMSGNGTNTNPLSVSPPLPMSLPMPPMGLHGSIKGFMGQNQNPQMEPLLFKGNSKENVQETQI comes from the exons ATGCATGTTGTCATGATGACcagcccctccaccccctcctccctcctctggttGGTCCAGCTTTTGCTGTGGCTTCACCACCATGGACTTCAGCTGACAGAGGCCGTACCCCCATGTCCCAACCCCTGTAGCTGCTCCAATCAGGCAAGCCGCGTCATCTGTACAAGGAAAAGTTTAGAGGACGTACCGGACAGTATTTCTGTGAACACAAGATACCTCAACTTACAAGAGAACACGATTCAG GTGATAAAGTCAGACACGTTCAAGCACCTGCGGCATTTGGAAATACTGCAGCTCTCCAAGAATCACATCCGACAGATTGAGGTGGGCGCGTTCAATGGCCTGCCAAACCTCAACACCCTTGAGCTCTTTGACAATCGCCTCACGCTGGTACCATCGCAGGCCTTTGAGTACCTCAGCAAGCTGCGGGAGCTCTGGCTACGGAACAACCCCATCGAGACACTGCCAGCGTACGCCTTTCACCGCGTTCCCTCCCTGCGCCGGCTCGACCTGGGCGAACTCAGAAAGCTGGACTACATCTCTGAGGCCGCCTTTGAGGGCCTGGTCAACTTGCGCTTCCTGAACCTGGGCATGTGCGGCCTGAAGGACATCCCCAACCTCACACCCTTGGTCAGACTGGAGGAGCTGGAGCTGTCAGGAAACCAACTGGGGATCGTCAGGCCGGGCTCCTTCCAGGGCCTGGTGTCACTGCGCAAGCTGTGGCTCATGCACTCCAAGGTGACGGTCATTGAGCGCAATGCCTTCGACGACCTGAAGAACCTGGAGGAGCTCAACCTGTCCCACAACTCTCTGCATTCACTGCCCCACGACCTCTTCACCCCGCTGCACCAGTTGGAGCGGGTGCACCTCAACCACAACCCCTGGGTGTGCAACTGCGATGTCCTGTGGCTCAGTTGGTGGCTCAAGGAGACAGTGCCCAGTAACACCACATGCTGTGCCCGTTGCCACGCGCCCCCAGTCCTGAAGGGCCGCTACATCGGTGAGCTGGACCAGAGCCACTTCACATGCTACGCTCCTGTCATCGTAGAGCCACCCACCGACCTTAATGTCACAGAGGGTATGGCCGCGGAGCTGAAGTGTCGCACTGGCACCTCCATGACGTCTGTCAACTGGctcaccccaaatggcaccctcatGACCCATGGATCGTACCGCGTCAGGATCTCAGTCCTTCATGACGGAACCCTGAATTTCACCAACGTTACTGTGCAGGACACGGGCCAATACACCTGCATGGTGACCAACTCCGCAGGCAACACCACGGCGACTGCAGTGCTCAACGTGTCCTCCTCCGACTCCAGCAACCCCTACAGCTTCTTCACCACCGTCACTGTTGAAACCGTGGAAACAAACAATGGTGAAGATGCTGGGAGGCAGTACATCAACGAAACCTACGTACCACCAGATTACCTGGGTCCCACTTTTTCAGGAGGGGTACTGGGTAAAGGCAGGGCTGGATTCACCATATCTCCATCTCGCTCTtctctccactctttctctccgCGTGCCACCAGAAACACTGAAAATACAGTCACAGTGTCAATAATGGATGTCACAAACATGACTGGCCTGGACGACGTGATGAAGACCACCAAGATCATCATTGGCTGCTTTGTGGCCATCACCTTCATGGCAGCCGTGATGCTTGTGGTCTTCTACAAGCTGAGGAAGCAGCACCAGCTGCACAAGCACCATGGCCCCACCCGCGCTATTGAGATCATCAACGTGGAAGACGAGATTGGTGCCGGGGCCGGGAGCGGCATCTCAGGGGGATCGACCATGCAATCTGGGTGCGGAGGAGACGGAACATTGAGGATGCATCACCCGGAAATAGTCAACCTTCCCAACATTGGGCGATCAGAGCATCTTAACCATTACTACAAGGCCAATCATTTCAACAACAATGTGATGGGTCTGAGCATTGGGACTGGGGCAGGAGTCGGTACTCTAAGCAACAAGAGCAATCTATCTCCACTTAACCAGCAAGGCCAGGATATCCCAATCTCCTGTACACAGGTTCCAATCCCCTCCGCCACTTTCCAGACCATGTCTGGAAATGGCACCAACACCAACCCTCTTTCTGTTTCCCCACCTCTGCCAATGTCCCTCCCCATGCCCCCCATGGGATTGCATGGATCGATCAAGGGTTTCATGGGCCAGAACCAGAACCCACAAATGGAACCTCTTCTGTTCAAGGGAAACTCAAAGGAAAACGTTCAAGAGACTCAAATTTGA